Proteins found in one Takifugu rubripes chromosome 17, fTakRub1.2, whole genome shotgun sequence genomic segment:
- the LOC115253174 gene encoding MYCBP-associated protein-like — protein sequence MEPSCSSSSVLDSGGLEVLGSTKQSRDPPAQCHGAQTDPPVPALRFCGQLAQWTGNSTNYQVRAAHATLVGDVGINSTIFFGASPGEVASSRLELRNEGNTSIFYSWQQLDVSSSLSHLLSHRRRSCFYFNQSSGVILPGVTQQIDRCLNPGCRASTRSRGSSKPTRCCCRGPRCR from the exons ATGGAGCCCTCCTGTAGCTCCTCTTCAGTACTGGACAGCGGTGGGCTGGAGGTTCTTGGTTCTACCAAACAATCCAG GGATCCACCAGCGCAGTGTCATGGTGCTCAGACCGACCCTCCAGTTCCAGCCCTGAGGTTCTGCGGTCAACTGGCTCAATGGACAGGAAACTCAACCAACTACCAGGTCCGGGCCGCGCACGCCACCCTTGTC GGGGACGTGGGGATCAACTCCACCATCTTCTTTGGAGCCTCGCCGGGGGAAGTGGCCTCATCCCGCCTGGAGCTGCGCAACGAGGGCAACACGTCCATCTTCTAcagctggcagcagctggacgtctcctccagcctgtcgCACCTGCTCTCACACAGAAGGCGCAGCTGCTTCTACTTCAACCAGTCCTCAG GTGTGATCCTTCCGGGCGTCACCCAACAAATAGATAGATGTTTAAATCCGGGGTGCCGGGCCTCCACACGGAGTCGTGGCAGCTCCAAACCAACCCGGTGCTGTTGCAGGGGGCCTCGGTGCAGGTGA